A genome region from Arachis duranensis cultivar V14167 chromosome 6, aradu.V14167.gnm2.J7QH, whole genome shotgun sequence includes the following:
- the LOC107492431 gene encoding pectinesterase inhibitor 6-like — protein MVIISRLMLLHALLLLFLSSFLASSVQMVFAKGNKNGYVREACSVTRYQELCVHSLAQFSNTAGTSPSKWARAGVSVTIGEVKKVRAYLAQLKRNGGFIGRNRAALSDCAEVFDDALDELHRSLDVLRKLSKTTFSTQMGDLNTWISAALTDENTCLDGFSFQVQDNNNNNNHNNNKKKQIKLLQRRVQNVSYITSNALALVNKLATTGIESFVDQDKS, from the coding sequence atggtcataATATCACGCCTTATGTTACTCcatgcattattgttattgttccTTTCATCATTCCTAGCAAGCAGTGTCCAAATGGTGTTTGCAAAAGGGAACAAAAATGGTTATGTTAGAGAAGCTTGCAGTGTAACAAGGTACCAAGAGTTGTGTGTTCATTCACTAGCACAATTCTCCAACACTGCGGGAACAAGTCCTAGCAAATGGGCACGTGCTGGGGTATCAGTGACAATAGGCGAGGTAAAGAAAGTTCGAGCATACTTGGCACAGTTGAAAAGAAATGGAGGATTCATAGGAAGAAACAGAGCTGCACTTTCAGATTGTGCTGAGGTTTTTGATGATGCACTTGATGAACTTCATAGATCACTTGATGTGCTAAGAAAGCTTAGCAAAACCACGTTTAGCACACAAATGGGGGATCTCAATACGTGGATTAGCGCCGCCCTAACCGATGAAAACACTTGCCTTGATGGATTTTCATTTCAAGttcaagataataataataataataatcataacaatAATAAGAAGAAGCAGATCAAGTTGCTGCAGAGGAGGGTCCAGAATGTTTCTTACATAACCAGCAATGCTCTAGCTCTTGTTAACAAGCTTGCTACCACAGGTATTGAAAGCTTTGTTGATCAAGACAAGTCCTGA
- the LOC110272936 gene encoding uncharacterized protein LOC110272936 codes for MRWQITRSEFLAERLNWRSLNSDPPFCGTDGNNNIVPIAFAIVEGETSDTWYFFRSNLRQHVVTRDGVGLISDRHESINAAVERSNGAFHMFCIRHIESNFLRKFKAPYLQKLVVNIGYSRTVREYEVRYQRLRDRDEAYTNWLNQIPREQYALAFDGGYRWGHMTTNLVECINSVLKGARNLPITVLAKATFYRINELFTRKRAEAEVRIDAGHVFSEIVTSKLHTNQLASGNIQVSCFDRQNEVFEVREMPSGLEFAVDLRSLRCDCGEFQVDQIPL; via the exons ATGCGATGGCAAATCACACGGTCCGAGTTCTTAgctgagagattgaattggagaTCATTGAACTCGGACCCTCCGTTTTGTGGAACG GATGGCAACAACAATATCGTCCCAATTGCGTTTGCTATTGTGGAGGGAGAGACTTCTGATACATGGTATTTTTTCCGTAGTAACCTCCGTCAACATGTTGTTACTCGGGATGGTGTGGGTCTAATATCTGACAGGCACGAGTCCATCAATGCAGCTGTGGAACGTAGTAACGGAGCTTTTCATATGTTTTGCATCAGGCATATAGAGTCGAATTTTCTGAGAAAGTTCAAGGCACCATACCTCCAAAAATTGGTCGTTAACATCG GATATTCCAGGACAGTGCGGGAGTACGAAGTGCGTTACCAGCGGTTAAGGGACCGAGACGAGGCATACACAAACTGGTTAAACCAAATTCCTCGCGAACAGTACGCATTGGCCTTTGATGGCGGGTACCGATGGGGTCACATGACGACGAATCTAGTGGAGTGCATCAACTCAGTTTTGAAGGGTGCACGCAATCTTCCCATTACTGTTCTTGCGAAGGCAACATTCTACAGAATAAATGAGTTGTTCACCCGTAAAAGAGCGGAGGCGGAAGTCCGGATCGATGCTGGCCATGTGTTTTCTGAGATAGTGACCTCAAAGTTACATACAAACCAACTTGCATCAGGAAACATCCAGGTTAGTTGCTTTGACCGCCAGAATGAGGTCTTTGAGGTTCGTGAGATGCCAAGTGGACTGGAGTTTGCAGTTGATCTACGTAGCCTTCGATGTGACTGTGGTGAGTTCCAGGTGGACCAGATCCCCCTGTAG
- the LOC107492482 gene encoding NADH dehydrogenase [ubiquinone] iron-sulfur protein 5-B, which translates to MASGWGINGNKGRCYDFWIDFSECMSRCREPKDCELLREDYLECLHHSKEFRRRNRIYKEEQRKIRAAARKDKEDEAVKGHH; encoded by the exons ATGGCGTCAGGATGGGGAATCAATGGGAACAAAGGTCGTTGCTATGATTTCTGGATTGACTTCAGCGAATGCATGTCTCGCTGCCGTGAGCCCAAGGACTGTGAGCTCCTCCGCGAGGACTACCTCGAATGCCTCCATCACTCCAAAGAg TTTCGACGAAGAAACAGGATTTACAAGGAAGAACAGCGCAAAATAAGAGCTGCTGCTAGGAAAGATAAGGAGGATGAGGCTGTTAAAGGACATCATTAG
- the LOC107492481 gene encoding serine/arginine-rich-splicing factor SR34, which produces MSRRGSRTVYVGNLPGDIREREVEDLFSKYGHITHIDLKVPPRPPGYAFVEFEDYQDAEDAIRGRDGYDFDGHRLRVEPAHGGRGHSSSRDRYSSHSNGRGGRGVSRRSEYRVLVTGLPSSASWQDLKDHMRKAGDVCFSQVFHDGRGTTGIVDYTNYDDMKYAIKKLDDSEFRNAFSRGYVRVREYDSRRDSSRSPSRGPSHSRGRSYSRSRSRSRSYSRGRSPSKSPKGKSSPRSPAKSPPRSASRSRSRSRSRSLSGSRSRSRSPLPVRNKSPKRRSASRSPSRSRSRSKSLSR; this is translated from the exons ATGAGTAGGCGTGGGAGCAGAACAGTCTACGTTGGCAACCTCCCTGGTGATATTCGTGAAAGAGAAGTAGAAGATTTGTTTTCAAAG TATGGACATATAACTCACATTGATCTCAAGGTTCCGCCAAGGCCTCCTGGCTATGCATTTGTGGAG TTTGAAGACTATCAAGATGCTGAGGACGCGATTCGAGGGCGTGATGGATATGATTTTGATGGCCACCGCTTGCGG GTGGAGCCTGCACATGGAGGGCGTGGTCATTCATCTTCAAGAGATCGATATAGTAGTCACAGCAACGGTCGAGGTGGACGTGGGGTATCTAGGCGCTCGGAATATCGTG TTCTGGTCACTGGATTGCCCTCTTCTGCTTCATGGCAGGATCTTAAA GATCACATGCGAAAGGCCGGGGATGTTTGCTTTTCCCAAGTTTTCCATGATGGAAGAG GAACTACTGGGATTGTGGATTACACAAACTATGATGACATGAAATATGCT ATCAAGAAGCTTGACGACTCTGAGTTTCGGAATGCATTTTCCAGGGGCTATGTTCGG GTGAGGGAATATGATTCAAGGCGGGATTCCTCTAGAAGTCCTAGTCGTGGCCCATCTCATTCTAGAGGAAGAAGCTATAGCCGCAGCCGCAGCCGCAGTCGTAGCTACAGTCGGGGCCGGAGCCCAAG CAAATCTCCAAAGGGGAAGTCTTCACCACGGTCACCAGCTAAATCTCCACCAAGATCTGCTTCCCGTTCTCGTTCAAGATCAAGGTCTCGTTCTTTATCAGG ATCACGATCAAGGTCTAGGTCTCCATTGCCTGTG CGTAATAAAAGCCCAAAAAGACGCAGTGCTAGCAGGAGTCCAAGTAGAAGCAGGAGCAGGAGCAAGAGTTTGTCCCG GTGA
- the LOC107492483 gene encoding universal stress protein PHOS34 isoform X2, whose amino-acid sequence MASCCAKKIPEREKQVMVVGVDDSEYSTYALEWILDHLITPSPTPIFKLVVVFAKPSVTSAVGIIGPGAPEVFPMVEADIKRTAARVTEQAKQLCINKSVNDAIVEVVEGDPRNVLCEAVEKHHASVLVVGSHGYGAIKRAVLGSVSDYCAHHAHCTVMIVKKPKTKH is encoded by the exons ATGGCAAGTTGCTGCGCAAAGAAGATTCCAGAAAGAGAGAAGCAGGtgatggtggttggtgtggatGACAGTGAATACAGCACCTACGCTCTTGAATGGATCCTCGACCACTTGATCACACCCTCTCCCACTCCCATCTTCAAGCTCGTTGTCGTCTTTGCCAAGCCTTCTGTTACCTCTGCTGTTGGCATCATAGGCCCtg GAGCCCCTGAGGTGTTTCCGATGGTGGAAGCCGATATTAAAAGGACTGCTGCCAGAGTCACCGAACAAGCTAAACAACTCTGCATCAACAAATCT GTGAATGATGCAATTGTGGAAGTGGTAGAAGGAGATCCAAGAAATGTTCTTTGTGAAGCTGTGGAGAAGCACCACGCTTCAGTATTGGTGGTGGGTAGCCATGGTTACGGAGCTATAAAAAG AGCTGTATTAGGGAGTGTGAGTGACTATTGTGCTCATCATGCTCATTGCACTGTCATGATCGTCAAGAAGCCCAAAACCAAGCACTGA
- the LOC107492483 gene encoding universal stress protein PHOS34 isoform X1, producing MASCCAKKIPEREKQVMVVGVDDSEYSTYALEWILDHLITPSPTPIFKLVVVFAKPSVTSAVGIIGPVVGAPEVFPMVEADIKRTAARVTEQAKQLCINKSVNDAIVEVVEGDPRNVLCEAVEKHHASVLVVGSHGYGAIKRAVLGSVSDYCAHHAHCTVMIVKKPKTKH from the exons ATGGCAAGTTGCTGCGCAAAGAAGATTCCAGAAAGAGAGAAGCAGGtgatggtggttggtgtggatGACAGTGAATACAGCACCTACGCTCTTGAATGGATCCTCGACCACTTGATCACACCCTCTCCCACTCCCATCTTCAAGCTCGTTGTCGTCTTTGCCAAGCCTTCTGTTACCTCTGCTGTTGGCATCATAGGCCCtg TTGTAGGAGCCCCTGAGGTGTTTCCGATGGTGGAAGCCGATATTAAAAGGACTGCTGCCAGAGTCACCGAACAAGCTAAACAACTCTGCATCAACAAATCT GTGAATGATGCAATTGTGGAAGTGGTAGAAGGAGATCCAAGAAATGTTCTTTGTGAAGCTGTGGAGAAGCACCACGCTTCAGTATTGGTGGTGGGTAGCCATGGTTACGGAGCTATAAAAAG AGCTGTATTAGGGAGTGTGAGTGACTATTGTGCTCATCATGCTCATTGCACTGTCATGATCGTCAAGAAGCCCAAAACCAAGCACTGA